In Candidatus Woesebacteria bacterium, one DNA window encodes the following:
- a CDS encoding Preprotein translocase secY subunit — protein sequence MFSSLFQFFASAFKQPDIRKKLLITALVLFFFRLSAHIPAAGIDTTLLKNLFVSSPILSLLDVFSGGTLVNFSVMALGLGPYISASIIVQLLQVVIPKLEELSKEGEYGREQIDRYTRYLTLPLASFQAFAMYLLLKNQGVITGLNPLNLTALIITMVAGSVFAVWLGDLITEYGVSNGVSFLIFAGIIARLPVVVSQSLTTIEVQDFLKTVTFVVVLLLVIGLIVFMNEAIRKIPINYSRRSRAIGTTFSYLPLRLNQANVIPIIFAVSVVMMPSLLSQFLVNAADPRLKALGNFFISDFSPRSFWYNFVYFALVVGFTFFYTAVIFNPEKIAENLQKSGGFIPGIRPGSQTVSYLNDILGKITLAGAIFLGLVAIMPSLVQGVFGVSNLAVGGTGVLIVVSVVLEVMRSLESQLVMKKYDRFFEGS from the coding sequence ATGTTTTCCTCTTTATTCCAATTTTTTGCAAGCGCATTTAAGCAACCTGATATCAGGAAAAAGCTCTTGATTACAGCTTTAGTTCTTTTCTTTTTTAGACTTTCGGCTCATATTCCGGCTGCAGGAATAGACACTACCCTTCTTAAGAACTTATTTGTTTCAAGTCCTATTCTTTCTCTCTTGGATGTTTTCTCAGGAGGCACCTTGGTTAACTTTTCTGTTATGGCTTTGGGGCTTGGGCCTTATATCAGCGCCTCAATTATTGTTCAGCTTTTGCAAGTTGTTATTCCCAAATTGGAAGAATTAAGTAAAGAAGGTGAATATGGGCGAGAGCAAATTGATCGCTATACGAGATATTTAACACTTCCTCTTGCATCATTTCAGGCTTTTGCAATGTATCTTTTGCTTAAAAATCAGGGAGTAATCACAGGCCTTAATCCTCTAAACCTTACTGCTTTAATTATTACTATGGTAGCAGGCAGCGTCTTTGCAGTTTGGCTTGGAGATTTAATTACCGAGTACGGTGTTTCAAACGGAGTATCTTTCTTGATTTTTGCTGGTATTATTGCCAGGCTTCCTGTCGTGGTGAGTCAATCTCTGACAACCATTGAGGTCCAGGATTTTCTAAAGACAGTTACTTTTGTTGTTGTCCTGCTTCTTGTGATAGGTCTGATTGTCTTTATGAATGAGGCTATAAGGAAGATTCCTATCAATTATTCGCGCAGATCAAGAGCGATAGGCACAACTTTTTCCTATTTGCCTTTAAGATTAAATCAAGCCAATGTTATTCCTATTATCTTTGCTGTCTCGGTGGTGATGATGCCGTCTTTGTTAAGCCAGTTTTTGGTTAATGCAGCTGATCCTAGGCTAAAAGCTTTAGGCAATTTCTTTATTAGTGATTTTTCTCCTCGCTCCTTTTGGTACAATTTTGTTTATTTTGCTTTGGTTGTTGGTTTTACCTTCTTTTACACTGCAGTTATTTTTAATCCTGAAAAGATTGCTGAAAATTTACAAAAAAGTGGAGGTTTTATACCAGGAATTAGACCAGGCTCACAAACTGTATCTTACTTGAACGATATTTTAGGCAAAATTACCTTGGCGGGTGCGATATTCTTGGGTTTGGTTGCTATTATGCCTTCTTTGGTTCAAGGTGTTTTTGGTGTTTCCAATTTAGCAGTAGGTGGAACGGGAGTTCTGATCGTAGTCTCAGTAGTACTTGAAGTAATGAGGTCGCTTGAATCACAGCTTGTGATGAAGAAATATGACCGCTTTTTTGAAGGAAGTTGA
- a CDS encoding Methionine aminopeptidase has product MKNFEGIPIKSKREIEIMQEGGKRLSEVKHILASRVREGVSAWEIEEEAEKQILKRGGTPSFKTVPGYSWATCINVNEGIVHGIPKKDVIFKKNDLVSVDLGLIYKGFHTDTSFSLVIGKDPLKEKFLEAGRKALSLAIDNARAGRRIFDISKAIEETLNKAGYRPVRSLFGHGVGRKLHEEPQIPGFVYARREDTPEIKVGMVLAIEVIYVMGREQLVLEKDGWTISTADGKISALFEESVAVTPQGPLVIT; this is encoded by the coding sequence ATGAAAAACTTTGAAGGTATTCCCATTAAATCAAAACGAGAGATAGAGATAATGCAAGAGGGTGGTAAGAGATTGTCAGAAGTTAAACATATTTTAGCTTCTCGTGTCAGAGAAGGAGTTTCCGCTTGGGAAATTGAAGAAGAAGCGGAAAAGCAGATATTAAAAAGAGGTGGTACACCTTCCTTTAAAACTGTGCCTGGTTATTCTTGGGCTACTTGTATTAACGTTAATGAGGGAATAGTGCACGGTATCCCCAAGAAAGATGTCATTTTCAAGAAGAATGATTTAGTTAGTGTTGATTTAGGATTGATCTATAAGGGATTTCATACCGATACTTCTTTTAGTTTAGTGATAGGCAAAGACCCTCTAAAAGAGAAGTTCTTGGAGGCTGGGCGAAAAGCTCTTAGTTTGGCAATTGATAACGCAAGAGCAGGAAGAAGGATATTTGATATTTCCAAAGCAATAGAGGAAACTCTTAACAAGGCTGGCTATCGTCCTGTCCGCTCTCTTTTTGGTCATGGTGTTGGACGGAAGCTCCATGAAGAGCCTCAGATCCCTGGTTTTGTTTACGCCCGTCGTGAAGACACACCTGAGATTAAAGTAGGAATGGTTCTTGCGATAGAGGTTATATATGTTATGGGTCGCGAGCAATTGGTGCTTGAAAAAGACGGGTGGACAATTTCCACTGCAGATGGTAAAATATCAGCGCTTTTTGAAGAGTCTGTGGCAGTTACCCCGCAGGGTCCTTTGGTTATAACTTAG
- a CDS encoding Adenylate kinase: MNIIILGLPGSGKGTQSKILSERLDLFYFEAGGFSRQLAKTNPSIKEIVNSGRLIPEEEMTKLVFDYLEKNVPLEKDILFDGYPRFVGQFEALKNWMASRGKKIDWVIFLEVDEEESIKRLSSRRVCPKCGSVYNLITNPPKKDTICDVCQVPLFQRADDKEEVIRRRFEEYKKNVLPLVDFIRNEDFFIKVNGEAKIEGVTAEILEKIGIFPK; encoded by the coding sequence ATGAATATTATTATTTTAGGTTTGCCTGGTTCTGGAAAGGGCACACAGTCAAAGATACTTTCTGAAAGGCTCGACCTTTTTTATTTTGAGGCTGGAGGCTTTTCCCGTCAACTAGCTAAGACTAACCCTTCAATTAAGGAAATAGTTAACTCGGGCAGGCTTATTCCTGAAGAAGAAATGACAAAATTGGTTTTTGATTATCTTGAAAAGAATGTTCCTTTGGAAAAAGATATTCTTTTTGACGGTTACCCTCGATTTGTGGGTCAGTTTGAAGCTCTTAAGAATTGGATGGCAAGTCGGGGTAAAAAGATTGATTGGGTAATTTTTCTTGAGGTTGATGAGGAAGAATCGATTAAAAGACTGTCTTCGCGGCGTGTCTGCCCTAAGTGCGGCTCGGTCTATAATCTTATTACTAATCCTCCTAAGAAAGATACCATTTGTGATGTTTGTCAGGTGCCTCTTTTCCAAAGAGCGGATGACAAAGAAGAGGTTATAAGAAGAAGGTTTGAGGAGTACAAGAAAAATGTCTTGCCCCTTGTTGATTTTATCAGGAATGAAGATTTTTTTATTAAAGTTAACGGTGAGGCTAAAATTGAGGGTGTGACAGCTGAGATATTAGAGAAAATAGGAATTTTTCCAAAATGA
- a CDS encoding DNA-directed RNA polymerase alpha subunit, with the protein MNNLLFETKEEEKKENYGRFVISPLEKGYGYTLGNSLRRVLLESLGGVAITSVEIKGVKHQFSTLQGMKEDVVEFLLNLKKVRFSLSGDLKKTEKVKLFAKGPGEVKAGDIQVSGILKVTNPDHVLAYLNKGAKLEAEMTVEYGYGYRLVDSGSGKIGLILLDAIFSPVTRVSYRVEETRVGKLTNYDKLVLEIWTDGSIEPKQALIEAAKILRSHYDQIISPRIPEKAVVEEKKSDSLGAIGKLSVEEIGLPTRVANALIKAGYETVESLAKAKKEDLAKVRNLGEKSVKIVKLALAEKGVKFLEE; encoded by the coding sequence ATGAACAATCTATTATTTGAAACAAAAGAAGAAGAAAAAAAAGAAAATTATGGTCGTTTTGTCATTTCTCCTTTGGAGAAGGGTTATGGTTACACTTTAGGAAATTCTTTGAGGAGAGTTTTGCTTGAGAGTTTGGGAGGAGTAGCAATTACCTCAGTTGAAATTAAAGGAGTAAAGCACCAGTTTTCTACTCTTCAAGGTATGAAAGAAGATGTGGTTGAGTTTTTGCTTAATTTGAAGAAAGTTAGATTTAGTCTTAGTGGAGACCTTAAGAAGACTGAGAAAGTAAAATTATTTGCTAAAGGTCCAGGAGAAGTTAAAGCTGGTGATATCCAGGTTTCCGGAATTTTGAAGGTCACCAATCCCGATCATGTTCTAGCTTATCTTAATAAAGGCGCAAAGCTTGAAGCTGAGATGACGGTTGAATATGGCTATGGTTATAGACTAGTTGATTCAGGTAGTGGCAAGATTGGTCTTATCTTGCTTGATGCTATTTTCTCACCGGTTACAAGAGTTAGTTATAGAGTTGAAGAAACACGTGTTGGAAAATTAACCAACTACGATAAATTAGTTTTGGAAATCTGGACTGATGGTTCTATTGAACCCAAACAAGCTTTAATTGAAGCAGCCAAGATACTAAGATCTCACTATGATCAGATAATTTCTCCCCGCATACCTGAAAAGGCAGTGGTTGAAGAGAAAAAATCTGATTCGTTAGGAGCGATTGGCAAACTTTCGGTTGAGGAGATAGGTTTACCAACTCGTGTAGCAAATGCTTTAATTAAGGCAGGTTACGAGACAGTGGAGAGTTTGGCAAAGGCAAAGAAGGAAGATTTAGCAAAAGTAAGAAATCTTGGTGAGAAGTCAGTCAAGATCGTAAAACTTGCTTTGGCTGAAAAAGGTGTTAAGTTCTTGGAGGAATAG
- a CDS encoding LSU ribosomal protein L17p, whose product MRKRITGRKFSRSSKSRRALLRALVVSLVNEGKITTTLAKAKEVVRVADKLFATAKKGDLSARRRILSKLANKRKVVDRIFELASKIDKKSGFVRFLAIPPRKGDNSPMAQVEIIGWFKAEDKKAKSEKEEKKDVKKVEKKNLKKEA is encoded by the coding sequence ATGAGAAAGAGAATTACTGGCAGAAAATTCTCCCGCTCGTCAAAATCAAGGAGGGCTCTTTTGAGAGCTTTGGTGGTCTCTTTGGTTAACGAGGGGAAGATTACAACAACTTTAGCAAAAGCTAAAGAAGTGGTTCGTGTGGCAGACAAACTTTTTGCAACTGCCAAAAAGGGAGATTTAAGTGCAAGAAGGCGGATTTTGTCAAAACTTGCCAACAAGCGTAAGGTCGTTGATAGAATCTTTGAACTTGCTTCAAAGATCGATAAAAAATCGGGATTTGTAAGATTCTTGGCTATTCCTCCAAGAAAAGGTGATAATTCACCAATGGCCCAAGTTGAGATTATTGGTTGGTTTAAAGCTGAGGATAAGAAAGCAAAATCTGAAAAAGAGGAAAAAAAGGATGTAAAAAAAGTGGAAAAGAAGAATCTTAAGAAAGAAGCCTAA
- a CDS encoding LSU ribosomal protein L5p (L11e) — MGILEDKYKKEVVGKLMEEFKIKNPLAVPTIEKVVVNVGAGEALKSKDLIESWAKDLAIITGQKPSIRKARISVSAFGVRKGAPVGLKCTLRGERAWSFLERLFAIVLPRLNDFRGIPLDAFDKEGNYTLGLPDFTIFPEIDVTKVNKPFGFEITIVTTTKDKEISKRFLELLGMPFEKKG, encoded by the coding sequence ATGGGAATTTTAGAAGATAAATATAAAAAGGAAGTGGTTGGCAAATTAATGGAGGAATTTAAGATTAAGAATCCTCTGGCTGTGCCTACTATTGAGAAAGTGGTTGTAAATGTTGGTGCCGGTGAAGCTCTTAAGAGCAAAGACCTAATTGAATCTTGGGCAAAAGATTTGGCTATAATTACAGGTCAAAAGCCGTCAATCAGGAAGGCTAGAATTTCTGTTTCTGCTTTTGGGGTAAGAAAGGGAGCTCCTGTTGGCTTAAAATGCACTCTTCGAGGTGAAAGAGCTTGGAGTTTCTTAGAGAGGCTATTTGCTATTGTCTTGCCTCGCTTGAACGATTTTAGAGGTATTCCACTTGATGCCTTTGACAAAGAAGGCAATTATACGTTAGGATTGCCTGATTTTACTATTTTTCCTGAGATTGATGTGACAAAAGTCAATAAGCCTTTTGGTTTTGAAATAACTATTGTGACAACAACCAAAGATAAAGAAATTTCCAAAAGGTTTTTGGAGCTTTTGGGTATGCCTTTTGAGAAGAAAGGTTAA
- a CDS encoding 30S ribosomal protein S14 type Z, producing MATKAKEVREKKKLKYKVRYRNRCSLCGRQQGYMRKYGLCRLCFREEAMKGNLPGVKKASW from the coding sequence ATGGCAACGAAAGCAAAAGAGGTTAGAGAAAAGAAAAAATTAAAGTATAAGGTGCGTTATCGCAACCGTTGTAGTTTGTGTGGAAGACAACAAGGTTATATGAGAAAATATGGTCTCTGCCGCCTTTGTTTTAGAGAAGAAGCTATGAAAGGCAATTTGCCTGGAGTTAAGAAAGCAAGTTGGTAA
- a CDS encoding Translation initiation factor 1 has protein sequence MRGFIFSMEKLETFEGVVKEALPNTMFRVELTDGRLVLATLKGKMRKGYVKIFPGDRVKVEFSPYDRERGRIVYKY, from the coding sequence TTGCGCGGTTTTATTTTTAGTATGGAAAAGCTTGAGACATTTGAAGGAGTAGTCAAAGAAGCCTTGCCCAATACTATGTTTCGTGTAGAATTAACCGATGGCAGATTGGTTCTTGCTACTTTAAAGGGAAAGATGCGGAAAGGTTATGTAAAAATTTTTCCTGGCGACAGGGTTAAGGTTGAGTTTAGCCCTTATGACAGGGAGCGAGGCAGGATAGTTTATAAATATTGA
- a CDS encoding SSU ribosomal protein S5p (S2e) — protein MVDPDLKKELIVEGVQDLSETVIEIRRISKKTKGGNQIRFSALVVVGDKKGKVGVGLAKAADVRSAIRKAFESAKRKMVKVPLSGTTIPFSISQKFSAAKILLKPAPPGSGIIAGGAIRVVLDAVGVRDAVGKILGTKNKISNVYATIEALKSLASLEAKKRK, from the coding sequence ATGGTGGACCCTGACTTAAAGAAAGAATTGATAGTTGAGGGAGTTCAAGATTTGTCCGAGACGGTGATTGAAATTAGAAGAATTTCCAAAAAAACCAAAGGAGGCAATCAGATTAGGTTTTCTGCTTTGGTTGTGGTGGGCGACAAAAAAGGAAAAGTGGGGGTAGGTTTGGCAAAAGCGGCTGATGTAAGAAGCGCGATTAGGAAAGCTTTTGAGTCAGCAAAAAGAAAGATGGTCAAAGTTCCTCTTTCAGGAACGACAATTCCTTTTAGTATTTCGCAGAAGTTTTCGGCAGCTAAAATTCTTTTGAAGCCTGCACCTCCCGGATCTGGTATCATTGCAGGTGGTGCTATTCGTGTGGTCTTAGATGCAGTTGGTGTGCGTGATGCTGTGGGTAAAATTTTGGGAACAAAAAATAAAATCTCTAATGTCTATGCAACAATCGAAGCTTTGAAATCCCTGGCTAGTCTTGAAGCTAAGAAACGTAAATAA
- a CDS encoding SSU ribosomal protein S13p (S18e) codes for MARIVGVELNDNWKIGFALTRINGIGWPTSKLILSKLGIKENIALKDLKPEELKNIVAEVEKYPVEGDLVRKVRADISRLKQIGSYRGMRHSRSLPVRGQRTRRNARTKRGKRKTIGAFKKEALAKMQKAKEEK; via the coding sequence ATGGCAAGAATAGTAGGAGTAGAATTAAACGACAACTGGAAGATAGGTTTTGCTTTAACTCGTATTAACGGGATAGGCTGGCCGACATCAAAATTGATTCTTTCCAAATTAGGTATTAAGGAAAATATAGCCTTGAAAGACCTTAAACCGGAAGAATTAAAAAATATAGTGGCTGAAGTAGAAAAGTATCCTGTTGAGGGTGATCTGGTAAGAAAAGTAAGAGCGGATATTTCAAGACTTAAGCAAATAGGTTCTTATCGTGGTATGAGGCATTCAAGGTCTTTACCCGTGCGAGGTCAGAGAACAAGAAGGAATGCTCGCACCAAGCGAGGCAAGAGAAAGACAATTGGGGCCTTCAAGAAAGAGGCTTTGGCTAAGATGCAAAAAGCAAAGGAGGAAAAGTAA
- a CDS encoding LSU ribosomal protein L24p (L26e) — protein MALKFKLKDKVKVIAGKDKGREGDIEKILPKEKKAIVSGINVYKRHVKGGGEQKAGIYEVPRPIDLSKLMLICPKCHKETRVGFKIVDGKKYRFCKECKIQID, from the coding sequence ATGGCACTTAAATTTAAATTGAAAGACAAGGTTAAAGTTATAGCTGGCAAAGATAAAGGCCGGGAGGGGGATATTGAGAAAATTTTGCCTAAAGAGAAAAAAGCTATTGTTTCAGGTATTAATGTCTATAAGCGTCATGTCAAAGGCGGAGGAGAACAAAAGGCTGGTATCTATGAGGTGCCAAGGCCTATTGATTTATCAAAATTGATGCTTATTTGTCCAAAATGTCACAAGGAAACAAGGGTGGGTTTTAAGATTGTTGATGGTAAAAAATATAGATTTTGTAAAGAATGTAAAATTCAAATAGATTAA
- a CDS encoding SSU ribosomal protein S8p (S15Ae), producing the protein MRQTNYTVGDFLITIKNAALANKKTVEVKESKMTKAVAEALLKLGFLSSVEPKDGLLFVSLAYKKKAPILSDIKLVSKPSLRVYWDLKKLKEYRSPAVLLLSTSKGILSSKEALKEGLGGEVIAEVL; encoded by the coding sequence ATGAGACAAACAAATTATACAGTTGGAGATTTTTTGATAACAATTAAAAATGCTGCTTTGGCAAACAAGAAAACTGTTGAGGTAAAAGAAAGTAAAATGACCAAAGCGGTAGCTGAAGCTTTGCTTAAGCTTGGGTTTTTGTCATCTGTTGAGCCTAAAGATGGCTTGCTTTTTGTTTCTTTAGCTTACAAGAAAAAGGCTCCTATTTTAAGTGATATAAAGTTAGTTTCAAAACCAAGCCTTAGAGTTTATTGGGATTTAAAGAAGCTTAAGGAATATCGTTCTCCGGCCGTATTACTTCTTTCAACTTCCAAGGGGATCTTATCTTCCAAAGAAGCTTTGAAAGAAGGTTTGGGAGGGGAAGTAATAGCTGAGGTCTTATAA
- a CDS encoding LSU ribosomal protein L15p (L27Ae), with amino-acid sequence MLKKVKIVEKRKKRLGRGYGSGKGGHTSSRGQKGQKTRGKIGIIFEGVKVKKSFIKRLPVLRGKGKLKPLIKPIAIKVSSLNVFPENSVVDEKLLIEKGIVKKSDAKKRGIKIVGGGKLEKKLVVKLPTTASVLKQIEALAKK; translated from the coding sequence ATGTTAAAAAAAGTTAAAATAGTTGAAAAAAGAAAAAAGAGATTGGGTCGAGGCTACGGTAGCGGAAAAGGTGGTCACACCTCAAGCCGTGGTCAGAAGGGGCAGAAAACTCGTGGAAAAATAGGCATTATTTTTGAGGGTGTAAAAGTAAAGAAGTCTTTTATCAAGAGATTGCCAGTTTTGAGAGGTAAGGGAAAATTAAAACCATTGATCAAGCCTATTGCTATCAAAGTATCTTCCCTTAATGTTTTTCCTGAAAATTCAGTTGTAGATGAAAAATTACTTATCGAAAAAGGTATTGTTAAGAAATCTGATGCTAAAAAAAGAGGTATAAAGATTGTTGGAGGAGGCAAGTTAGAGAAGAAACTAGTTGTTAAACTGCCTACTACTGCCTCTGTCTTAAAACAGATTGAGGCATTGGCAAAGAAATAG
- a CDS encoding LSU ribosomal protein L6p (L9e) — translation MSKIGKQPINLPDNVQFEMGRKKIKVVGPRGSLELVLPDKIMVRVDGKQALVEPEVINERTRVLHGTFRSLVFNMVKGVSEGWSKQLELVGTGYRAEASGGKLIINVGYSHPIEVEAPEGISFKVEKNIITIEGIDKEKVGQIAAKIRSFRPPEPYKGKGIKYVDEVVRRKAGKAAKAQA, via the coding sequence ATGAGCAAGATAGGAAAACAACCAATAAATTTACCTGACAATGTTCAGTTTGAGATGGGACGAAAGAAAATTAAAGTTGTGGGTCCTAGAGGCAGTTTAGAGCTTGTTTTACCTGACAAAATAATGGTAAGAGTTGACGGAAAGCAGGCTTTGGTTGAGCCTGAGGTTATAAATGAAAGGACACGAGTGTTGCATGGTACTTTTAGGTCCCTTGTTTTTAATATGGTCAAGGGAGTTTCTGAAGGATGGTCAAAACAATTGGAACTTGTGGGAACAGGTTATAGAGCTGAGGCATCAGGTGGCAAATTAATTATTAATGTTGGTTATTCTCATCCAATTGAAGTAGAAGCGCCTGAGGGTATTTCGTTTAAAGTAGAGAAAAATATCATTACAATTGAAGGAATAGATAAGGAAAAGGTGGGGCAAATTGCAGCCAAAATTAGGTCTTTTAGACCACCAGAACCTTATAAGGGCAAAGGGATTAAGTATGTTGATGAGGTTGTAAGAAGGAAAGCTGGTAAGGCTGCCAAAGCTCAAGCTTAA
- a CDS encoding SSU ribosomal protein S9p (S16e), giving the protein MTKKQNYIYAVGRRKSASARTRLFKGKGENLVNEISFSSYFPGKIFETRLERFLKLIGPDASKYYFTFKVDGGGKSSQFEACLLGLARAFSQVSEDIKLKLKKEGFLTRDARIRERRKIGTGGKARRKKQSPKR; this is encoded by the coding sequence ATGACTAAAAAACAAAATTATATTTACGCAGTAGGCAGAAGAAAGTCTGCTTCTGCAAGAACAAGACTTTTTAAAGGTAAGGGCGAAAATTTAGTTAACGAAATTTCGTTTTCTAGTTACTTTCCGGGTAAAATATTTGAAACGAGACTTGAGAGGTTTTTGAAATTGATTGGCCCTGATGCTTCAAAGTATTATTTTACCTTTAAAGTTGATGGGGGTGGAAAATCTTCCCAGTTTGAAGCTTGCCTTTTGGGTTTGGCTCGTGCTTTTTCTCAAGTAAGCGAAGATATCAAGCTAAAGCTTAAAAAAGAAGGGTTTTTGACTCGTGATGCAAGAATAAGAGAAAGAAGAAAAATTGGGACTGGAGGAAAAGCCAGGCGCAAGAAGCAATCTCCAAAGAGGTAA
- a CDS encoding LSU ribosomal protein L18p (L5e) gives MRRKTRKNKIIGTKERPRLVVSRSNKNIFAQIIDDLSGKTLVGISTLSLKTKGTKTQAAFALGEEIACMALKKKIKKVSFDRNNYRYLGRIKALAEGARKGGLEF, from the coding sequence ATGAGAAGAAAAACCAGAAAAAACAAAATTATAGGAACCAAAGAAAGGCCAAGATTGGTGGTTAGTCGTTCCAATAAGAATATCTTTGCTCAGATTATTGATGATTTGTCTGGTAAGACTTTAGTTGGTATTTCTACTTTATCTTTGAAGACAAAAGGAACTAAAACCCAAGCTGCTTTCGCTTTGGGTGAGGAAATAGCTTGCATGGCACTTAAGAAAAAGATTAAGAAGGTTTCTTTTGATAGAAATAATTATCGCTATCTTGGCAGAATTAAGGCTTTAGCAGAAGGCGCAAGGAAAGGAGGTTTAGAGTTCTAA
- a CDS encoding SSU ribosomal protein S11p (S14e), which produces MQAKRKEIDKGKIYISASFNNTLVTVTDLEGRTLVWGSSGSSGFKGTRKATPYAATTAVERVLNKAKEDYNLKELEVYVKGPGVGRDAALRAIRSSGLRISLIADITPLPHNGPRPKKKRRV; this is translated from the coding sequence ATGCAGGCAAAAAGAAAAGAAATTGATAAAGGTAAAATTTACATTTCAGCCAGTTTTAATAACACTTTGGTAACAGTTACCGATTTGGAAGGTAGGACTTTGGTTTGGGGTTCTTCTGGTTCTTCAGGTTTTAAGGGTACAAGAAAAGCTACTCCTTATGCTGCAACAACCGCAGTTGAGAGAGTTTTAAATAAGGCCAAAGAAGATTATAACTTAAAAGAACTAGAGGTTTATGTTAAGGGTCCAGGAGTTGGCAGGGATGCTGCCTTAAGAGCTATTAGAAGTTCTGGCTTAAGGATATCCTTGATAGCTGATATTACGCCACTGCCTCACAACGGCCCAAGGCCTAAAAAGAAAAGGAGAGTTTAA
- a CDS encoding LSU ribosomal protein L36: protein MKVQSSIKKRCKDCKIVKRKGVLYVICKNPRHKQRQG, encoded by the coding sequence ATGAAAGTTCAATCGTCAATCAAAAAAAGATGCAAAGATTGCAAGATAGTCAAAAGAAAGGGAGTTCTTTATGTTATTTGTAAAAACCCGAGGCACAAGCAAAGGCAGGGTTAA
- a CDS encoding LSU ribosomal protein L13p (L13Ae), whose product MTKTYHRRKEEVSRSWHIIDAEGKVLGRLATYIARLLMGKNKVDYSPHVDAGDNVLVFNCEKVVLTGNKVKDKVYRGHSDYPGGFKEVSFEKMLKEHPERIIEKAVSGMLPDNRLKDKRMKRLKVIKGDSDPFINKIKSLTKK is encoded by the coding sequence ATGACAAAAACTTATCACAGAAGAAAAGAGGAAGTTAGCCGTTCTTGGCATATTATTGATGCTGAGGGTAAAGTTTTAGGAAGGCTTGCAACTTATATCGCAAGGCTTTTGATGGGTAAAAATAAGGTTGATTATTCGCCGCATGTTGATGCAGGAGATAATGTTTTGGTCTTTAATTGCGAAAAAGTTGTTTTGACTGGTAATAAGGTAAAAGATAAAGTTTATCGTGGTCATTCGGATTACCCTGGTGGATTTAAAGAAGTCTCTTTTGAAAAGATGTTGAAAGAGCATCCTGAGCGGATTATTGAGAAAGCAGTTTCTGGCATGTTGCCTGATAATAGGCTTAAAGACAAAAGGATGAAAAGGCTGAAAGTTATAAAGGGTGATAGCGACCCTTTTATTAACAAGATTAAATCTCTAACTAAAAAATAA
- a CDS encoding SSU ribosomal protein S4p (S9e), which yields MGRYTGPKDRLSRREGVDLFGKGSKLTRLNVPPGVHGSKVSRAPSYYGRQLREKQKVKRIYGVREGQFKRYVEKALKSKGNTADALFSLLESRLDNVIYRLNFANTRAAARQLVSHRHVLVNGKKVNIPSYQVKKGDVITLDSKALAIPYIKKTIDEKNVKIPKWLERKAVAGKIISQPSFEDVNEPVSAQDVIEFYSK from the coding sequence ATGGGAAGATATACAGGACCAAAAGACAGATTGTCAAGACGCGAAGGAGTTGATCTCTTTGGCAAAGGATCAAAACTTACTCGTCTTAATGTTCCGCCTGGAGTTCATGGCTCAAAAGTCAGTCGCGCTCCTTCTTATTATGGTCGCCAGTTAAGGGAGAAGCAAAAAGTTAAGAGAATCTATGGTGTTAGAGAAGGTCAATTCAAAAGATATGTTGAAAAGGCCTTGAAATCAAAGGGTAATACTGCTGATGCTCTTTTTTCTTTACTTGAATCAAGGCTTGATAATGTTATTTATCGCCTGAATTTTGCCAATACAAGAGCGGCTGCAAGACAACTTGTTTCTCATCGTCATGTTTTGGTTAATGGTAAGAAGGTCAATATCCCTTCTTATCAGGTCAAAAAAGGTGATGTTATTACTCTTGATAGTAAAGCTTTAGCAATTCCTTATATCAAGAAGACAATTGACGAAAAAAATGTTAAAATCCCCAAGTGGCTTGAAAGAAAAGCGGTAGCTGGTAAAATAATCAGTCAGCCGTCTTTTGAAGATGTCAACGAGCCGGTTTCGGCTCAAGATGTAATTGAGTTTTATTCTAAGTAG